One Dietzia sp. JS16-p6b genomic window carries:
- a CDS encoding acyl-CoA dehydrogenase family protein, with translation MFTLDDDDKVIVDTARDFAAKRIAPMAQEWDASHHFPKDVLREAAEMGMGAIYVSEDVGGSGMRRLDGVRIFEQLARGCPSVAAYLSIHNMCVWMVDEFGTEEQRREWIPRMASLELFASYCLTEPGAGSDAAALRTKAVKEGEGESAEYVLTGTKQFISGGGQSDVYVVMARTGEAGPKGISAFLVPADSEGLSFGPDEQKMGWNAQPTAQVIMEGVRVPAANLIGGAETGGEGLGFTIAMKGLNGGRINIAACSLGGAQDAYSRAVAHVRDREAFGGALIDEPTIRFTLAEMATELEASRLMLWRAAAALDAKEPDHVEKCAMAKLFVTDHCFDIADRALQLFGGYGYLAEYGIEKIVRDLRVHRILEGTNEIMRVVVGRAVAARGLGA, from the coding sequence ATGTTCACCCTGGATGACGACGACAAGGTCATCGTCGACACCGCCCGCGACTTCGCGGCCAAGCGGATCGCGCCCATGGCGCAGGAGTGGGACGCGAGCCATCATTTCCCGAAAGACGTCCTCCGCGAGGCGGCCGAGATGGGGATGGGCGCCATCTACGTCTCCGAGGACGTCGGGGGCAGCGGGATGCGTCGCCTCGACGGTGTCCGGATCTTCGAGCAGCTCGCCCGGGGATGCCCGTCGGTGGCCGCGTACCTGTCCATCCACAACATGTGCGTGTGGATGGTCGACGAGTTCGGCACCGAGGAGCAGCGTCGCGAGTGGATCCCGAGGATGGCGTCGCTGGAGCTGTTCGCCAGCTACTGCCTCACCGAGCCCGGTGCCGGTTCGGACGCGGCGGCCCTGCGGACCAAGGCGGTCAAGGAGGGCGAGGGCGAGTCCGCGGAGTACGTCCTCACCGGCACCAAGCAGTTCATCTCCGGTGGGGGTCAGTCGGACGTCTACGTGGTGATGGCCCGCACCGGTGAGGCCGGCCCCAAAGGGATCTCGGCTTTTCTCGTCCCCGCGGACTCCGAGGGACTGAGCTTCGGCCCGGACGAGCAGAAGATGGGGTGGAACGCCCAGCCGACCGCGCAGGTGATCATGGAGGGTGTCCGGGTCCCGGCCGCGAACCTCATCGGTGGCGCCGAAACGGGGGGAGAGGGCCTCGGGTTCACCATCGCCATGAAGGGCCTCAACGGCGGGCGCATCAACATCGCCGCCTGCTCCCTGGGTGGGGCCCAGGACGCGTACTCGCGGGCCGTCGCCCACGTGCGGGACCGGGAGGCCTTCGGCGGTGCGCTCATCGACGAGCCGACGATCCGCTTCACCCTCGCCGAGATGGCGACGGAGTTGGAGGCCAGCCGGCTCATGCTGTGGCGGGCCGCCGCGGCCCTGGACGCCAAGGAGCCGGACCATGTCGAGAAGTGCGCGATGGCGAAGCTGTTCGTCACCGACCACTGCTTCGACATCGCGGACCGGGCACTGCAACTCTTCGGCGGGTACGGATACCTCGCCGAGTACGGAATAGAGAAGATCGTGCGAGATCTCCGGGTGCACCGCATCCTGGAGGGGACGAACGAAATCATGCGTGTCGTCGTCGGCCGGGCCGTCGCCGCGCGCGGACTGGGAGCGTAG
- a CDS encoding CoA-acylating methylmalonate-semialdehyde dehydrogenase, which translates to MSDLRQIDHYINGARVAGTGGRTHEVLNPSTGMAQAVVPLASTAEVDDVIAKAAEAQKSWAAQNPQKRARVLMRVVDLINQNMDELAELLAIEHGKTTPDARGDIQRGLEVLEFAIGIPHLLKGEYTENAGGGVDVYSMRQPLGVVAGITPFNFPAMIPLWKAGPAIACGNAFVLKPSERDPSVPVRLAELFTEAGLPDGIFQVVHGDKEAVDAILNNDTIQAVGFVGSTPIAQYIYENAARTGKRAQCFGGAKNHMIIMPDADLEQAADALVGAGFGSAGERCMAISVAVPVGEGTAEALLEKLVPKVKELRVGHSHDPNADYGPLVTPESKARVLDYIDQGEKAGAEILIDGRGVGAYTDEFNGEDISGGYYVGPTLMDKVTPDMSVYTDEIFGPVLVVVHAKDYDEALRLPNEHEYGNGVAIFTRDGDAAREFVSNVQVGMVGVNVPIPVPIAYHTFGGWKKSGFGDLNQHGPESIKFYSKVKTVTQRWPSGIKDGAEFVIPTMD; encoded by the coding sequence ATGTCTGATCTCAGGCAGATCGACCACTACATCAACGGCGCGAGGGTCGCCGGGACGGGTGGCCGCACCCACGAGGTGCTCAACCCCAGCACGGGTATGGCGCAGGCCGTGGTGCCGTTGGCGTCGACGGCCGAGGTCGACGACGTGATCGCCAAGGCCGCCGAGGCCCAGAAGTCGTGGGCGGCGCAGAACCCCCAGAAGCGCGCCCGCGTGCTGATGCGCGTCGTCGACCTGATCAACCAGAACATGGACGAGCTCGCCGAGTTGCTGGCGATCGAGCACGGCAAGACCACCCCGGACGCGCGTGGAGACATCCAGCGTGGCCTCGAGGTGCTCGAGTTCGCGATCGGGATCCCGCACCTGCTCAAGGGTGAGTACACCGAGAACGCCGGGGGCGGCGTGGACGTCTACTCCATGCGTCAGCCGCTCGGTGTCGTGGCCGGGATCACCCCGTTCAACTTCCCCGCCATGATCCCGCTGTGGAAGGCGGGCCCGGCCATCGCGTGCGGCAACGCCTTCGTGCTCAAGCCCTCCGAGCGCGATCCCTCGGTCCCGGTGCGCCTGGCCGAGTTGTTCACCGAGGCGGGCCTGCCCGACGGCATCTTCCAGGTCGTCCACGGCGACAAGGAGGCCGTCGACGCGATCCTCAACAACGACACGATCCAGGCGGTCGGGTTCGTCGGGTCGACCCCGATCGCGCAGTACATCTACGAGAACGCGGCCCGCACCGGCAAGCGCGCGCAGTGCTTCGGTGGCGCCAAGAACCACATGATCATCATGCCCGACGCGGACCTCGAGCAGGCCGCGGACGCCCTGGTCGGGGCCGGTTTCGGCTCCGCTGGTGAGCGGTGCATGGCGATCTCCGTCGCCGTTCCCGTGGGCGAGGGCACCGCCGAGGCGCTGCTGGAGAAGCTGGTGCCCAAGGTCAAGGAGCTGAGGGTGGGCCACAGCCACGACCCGAACGCCGACTACGGCCCGCTGGTCACGCCCGAGTCCAAGGCCCGTGTGCTGGACTACATCGACCAGGGCGAGAAGGCCGGCGCGGAGATCCTCATCGACGGCCGCGGTGTGGGTGCCTACACGGACGAGTTCAACGGCGAGGACATCTCCGGGGGCTACTACGTCGGCCCCACGCTCATGGACAAGGTCACCCCCGACATGAGCGTCTACACGGACGAGATCTTCGGCCCCGTCCTCGTCGTGGTCCACGCCAAGGACTACGACGAGGCCCTTCGCCTGCCCAACGAGCACGAGTACGGCAACGGCGTGGCCATCTTCACCCGCGACGGCGACGCCGCCCGCGAGTTCGTGTCCAACGTCCAGGTGGGCATGGTCGGCGTCAACGTGCCGATCCCCGTGCCGATCGCGTACCACACCTTCGGCGGCTGGAAGAAGTCCGGATTCGGCGACCTCAACCAGCACGGCCCCGAGTCGATCAAGTTCTACTCCAAGGTCAAGACGGTCACCCAGCGCTGGCCGTCGGGCATCAAGGACGGGGCCGAGTTCGTCATCCCCACGATGGACTGA
- a CDS encoding AMP-binding protein, with the protein MAPLDTDATTRFRAARDFLQATAEDYDAARAGFAWPELDEWNWALNWFDVEAEGNSDPALWIVEEHDGGGAPTEAKYSFDEMRVRSDRTANWLRERGVEPGDRVLLMLANQVELWDVMLAVIKLGAVVIPATTLLAEADLRDRIARGGIKHVIARDELADRFTTIAGDYQRISVGGAPEGWTDLAAAMDASPDFEPSHTTRADDTLLLYFTSGTTSKPKLVEHTHASYPAGHLSTMYWIGLQPGDVHLNVSSPGWAKHAWSNVFTPWIAGSCVFIYNYSRFDATAMMREMDRCGVTSLCCPPTVWRMLIQADLTQLMVPPRLAVGAGEPLNPEVIGRVRDAWGVTIRDGFGQTETTVQIANTPGQPIKDGSMGRPCPGFDVVLVDPATGQEVAGEGAEGEICLRLDPRPLGLMVGYHGDAERTDAAYADGFYHTGDVGSRDSEGYITYVGRTDDVFKSSDYRISPFELESVLLEHPAVAEAAVVPSPDPVRLSVPKAFVVLAGGWEPTEDTARQIFDYSRTHLAGYKRVRRLQFTDLPKTISGKIRRVELRRGESENGPSVDFPGEFREESLR; encoded by the coding sequence ATGGCCCCGCTCGACACCGACGCCACCACCCGCTTCCGCGCCGCACGCGACTTCCTGCAGGCCACCGCGGAGGACTACGACGCCGCCCGGGCGGGCTTCGCCTGGCCCGAACTCGACGAGTGGAACTGGGCCCTGAACTGGTTCGACGTCGAGGCCGAGGGGAACAGCGACCCCGCACTGTGGATCGTCGAGGAGCACGACGGCGGCGGCGCCCCCACCGAGGCCAAGTACTCCTTCGACGAGATGCGCGTCCGCTCGGACCGCACCGCCAACTGGCTGCGCGAGCGCGGTGTCGAGCCCGGGGACCGGGTCCTGCTCATGCTCGCCAACCAGGTGGAACTGTGGGACGTCATGCTCGCCGTGATCAAACTCGGCGCCGTCGTCATCCCCGCCACCACCCTGTTGGCGGAGGCCGACCTCCGCGACCGCATCGCCCGCGGTGGGATCAAGCACGTGATCGCCCGCGACGAGCTCGCCGACCGGTTCACCACCATCGCCGGCGACTACCAGCGCATCTCGGTGGGCGGCGCCCCCGAGGGCTGGACCGACCTCGCCGCCGCGATGGACGCGTCCCCCGATTTCGAGCCCAGCCACACCACCCGTGCCGACGACACCCTGCTGCTGTACTTCACCTCCGGGACCACCAGCAAGCCCAAGCTCGTCGAGCACACGCACGCCTCCTACCCCGCCGGGCACCTGTCGACCATGTACTGGATCGGCCTGCAGCCCGGCGACGTCCACCTCAACGTGTCCTCCCCCGGGTGGGCCAAGCACGCCTGGTCCAACGTCTTCACCCCGTGGATCGCCGGATCATGCGTGTTCATCTACAACTACTCCCGCTTCGACGCCACGGCGATGATGCGGGAGATGGACCGCTGCGGCGTGACGAGCCTGTGCTGCCCGCCCACCGTGTGGCGCATGCTCATCCAGGCCGACCTCACCCAGTTGATGGTCCCACCGCGGCTGGCCGTGGGCGCCGGTGAGCCGCTCAACCCCGAGGTGATCGGCCGGGTCCGCGACGCGTGGGGCGTGACCATCCGCGACGGCTTCGGCCAGACCGAGACCACCGTGCAGATCGCCAACACGCCGGGGCAACCCATCAAGGACGGGTCCATGGGCCGGCCCTGCCCCGGCTTCGACGTGGTGCTGGTCGATCCGGCCACCGGGCAGGAGGTCGCCGGCGAGGGCGCCGAGGGCGAGATCTGCCTGCGTCTGGACCCCCGCCCGCTCGGCCTGATGGTCGGCTACCACGGCGACGCCGAACGAACCGATGCCGCCTACGCGGACGGCTTCTATCACACCGGCGACGTGGGGTCGCGCGACTCCGAGGGCTACATCACCTACGTGGGCCGGACCGATGACGTGTTCAAGTCCTCCGACTACCGGATCTCGCCGTTCGAGCTGGAGTCCGTCCTGTTGGAACACCCGGCGGTGGCCGAGGCCGCGGTCGTCCCCTCCCCCGACCCCGTTCGGCTCAGCGTGCCGAAGGCGTTCGTCGTCCTGGCCGGCGGCTGGGAGCCGACCGAAGACACCGCCCGCCAGATCTTCGACTACTCCCGCACCCACCTGGCCGGCTACAAGAGGGTCCGGCGGTTGCAGTTCACCGACCTGCCCAAGACCATCTCGGGCAAGATCCGCCGCGTCGAGCTGCGCAGGGGCGAGAGCGAGAACGGTCCGTCGGTGGACTTCCCCGGCGAGTTCCGCGAGGAATCGCTGCGCTGA
- a CDS encoding SDR family NAD(P)-dependent oxidoreductase: MTGLRLDGRSFAVTGSSRGIGAAVADDLAGRGADVVLNGRDEAALRDRVAELSARSDGRITGVPGSAHEPAVAQSLLAEAARDGSVVSGLITCAGVAEPAGSSILTVSHADFEALMDAHLGSVFAPCRVFAPHFVAAGAGAIVTTSSFAWKGDYGGTGYPAGKGAVTSLTMAIAAELAEHGVRANVVCPGARTRLSSGQGYENQIRELGRRGMLDELSVAGALDPAGPEYVAPLYTYLVSELAQGVTGGVFAGSGGFIGRFPAPEAQILAFRDFHDSPPWTPEEIDGIVRS; encoded by the coding sequence GTGACCGGGCTGCGGCTGGACGGCCGGTCCTTCGCGGTCACCGGGTCCTCCCGCGGGATCGGTGCGGCGGTCGCGGACGACCTGGCCGGCCGCGGCGCGGACGTGGTGCTCAACGGGCGCGACGAGGCGGCGCTGCGCGATCGGGTCGCCGAACTCTCCGCGCGGTCCGACGGCCGCATCACCGGGGTCCCCGGGTCGGCGCACGAGCCCGCGGTGGCGCAGTCGCTGCTCGCCGAAGCGGCCCGCGACGGGTCGGTGGTGTCCGGTCTGATCACCTGCGCGGGCGTGGCCGAACCCGCGGGGTCCTCGATCCTCACCGTGAGTCACGCCGACTTCGAGGCACTCATGGACGCGCACCTCGGGTCTGTCTTCGCGCCGTGCCGCGTGTTCGCACCGCATTTCGTCGCCGCCGGGGCGGGCGCCATCGTCACCACGTCCTCGTTCGCCTGGAAGGGCGACTACGGGGGAACGGGCTACCCGGCGGGCAAGGGCGCGGTCACCTCGTTGACCATGGCGATCGCGGCCGAGCTCGCCGAGCACGGCGTGCGGGCGAACGTCGTGTGCCCGGGCGCCCGGACCCGGTTGTCGAGCGGGCAGGGGTACGAGAACCAGATCCGGGAGCTGGGCCGCCGGGGGATGCTCGACGAGCTCAGCGTGGCCGGTGCCCTCGATCCGGCCGGCCCTGAGTACGTGGCGCCGCTCTACACCTATCTCGTCTCCGAGTTGGCCCAGGGTGTCACCGGCGGGGTCTTCGCCGGATCGGGTGGCTTCATCGGGCGATTCCCGGCCCCGGAGGCGCAGATCCTGGCGTTCCGCGACTTCCACGACAGTCCGCCGTGGACCCCCGAGGAGATCGACGGCATCGTCAGGTCCTGA
- a CDS encoding AMP-binding protein, whose product MAHNLADLFEHAVDAYGADRLAVVEDERRLTYADLEAEANRWASALSSLGVGAGDHVGVHLRNGVDCLALIIGVLKLRAVTISINYRYSGAELRYLYDYSDTSVLVFHREFGGAVTEAVSGLDSVRHTIVVEDGSTVDTLPDGALDAREILDAASTERTRLERSGDDLYLVFTGGTTGKPKGVMWRQEDLWRSLGGGADYHTGEPVPDEYHQSRSGLGGDPLRYLILLPLIHTSGIMPSFTGLFAGGTMHYLPHFRVADALEEIESEKIQVAVVAGDAMVRPIVDQMRRTDPDTSSMFMVSSGAALFSPSVKADLLELRPDLMIMDAFGSSEGGFGGLGVVTKANLDDGSLFADHGPRIPRGTTLQLVDDFDEPLADDSTEIGWIVKSGYQPAGYYKDEAKTAETFREIAGTRRVFTGDRGRYDGPETIIMLGRASQVINSGGEKIFAEEVEAALKAVDGIEDAVAFGIPDERFGHRVGAVIQWSDTADAGDLESVGQALREHLAGFKIPAAYWVVDRVERHPSSKTDYGWARRLVAERAPDHDRRTDAVGSA is encoded by the coding sequence ATGGCACACAACCTGGCCGACCTCTTCGAGCACGCCGTGGACGCCTATGGCGCGGACCGCCTGGCGGTGGTGGAGGACGAACGTCGGCTCACCTACGCGGACCTGGAGGCCGAGGCCAACCGGTGGGCCTCGGCACTGTCCTCCCTGGGTGTCGGTGCCGGCGACCACGTCGGTGTGCATCTGCGCAACGGGGTGGACTGCCTGGCCCTGATCATCGGGGTGCTCAAGTTGCGGGCGGTGACCATCAGCATCAACTACCGCTACTCGGGAGCGGAACTGCGCTACCTCTACGACTACTCGGACACCAGCGTGTTGGTCTTCCACCGTGAATTCGGTGGTGCGGTGACCGAGGCCGTCAGCGGTCTCGACTCCGTCCGGCACACGATCGTGGTGGAGGACGGATCGACCGTCGACACGCTCCCGGACGGCGCCCTGGACGCGCGGGAGATCCTGGACGCGGCGTCGACGGAGCGCACGCGGCTCGAGCGCAGCGGCGACGACCTCTACCTGGTGTTCACCGGCGGAACCACCGGAAAGCCCAAGGGCGTGATGTGGCGTCAGGAGGACCTCTGGCGCAGCCTCGGCGGCGGTGCGGACTACCACACGGGTGAGCCGGTGCCCGACGAGTACCACCAGTCCCGGTCCGGCCTCGGCGGCGATCCCCTGCGCTACCTGATCCTGCTCCCGCTCATCCACACCTCGGGCATCATGCCCAGCTTCACCGGACTGTTCGCCGGCGGCACCATGCACTATCTCCCGCACTTCCGGGTGGCGGACGCCCTGGAGGAGATCGAGAGCGAGAAGATCCAGGTCGCCGTGGTGGCGGGGGACGCGATGGTCCGGCCGATCGTGGACCAGATGCGTCGGACCGACCCCGACACCTCGAGCATGTTCATGGTCTCCTCGGGCGCCGCCCTGTTCTCCCCGTCGGTCAAGGCGGACCTGCTCGAGCTCCGCCCCGATCTGATGATCATGGACGCGTTCGGGTCGTCCGAAGGCGGTTTCGGCGGTCTGGGCGTGGTCACCAAGGCGAACCTCGACGACGGATCGCTGTTCGCCGATCACGGTCCGCGGATCCCCAGGGGGACCACCCTGCAGCTCGTCGACGATTTCGACGAGCCGCTCGCGGACGACTCGACGGAGATCGGCTGGATCGTCAAGAGCGGCTACCAGCCCGCCGGGTACTACAAGGACGAGGCCAAGACCGCCGAGACCTTCCGGGAGATCGCGGGCACCCGTCGGGTGTTCACCGGCGACCGCGGACGCTATGACGGCCCGGAGACGATCATCATGCTCGGTCGGGCGAGTCAGGTGATCAACTCGGGCGGCGAGAAGATCTTCGCCGAGGAGGTCGAGGCCGCGCTCAAGGCGGTGGACGGGATCGAGGACGCGGTGGCGTTCGGCATCCCGGACGAGCGGTTCGGACACCGCGTGGGCGCGGTGATCCAGTGGTCGGACACCGCTGATGCCGGAGATCTCGAGTCCGTCGGGCAGGCGCTGCGCGAGCACCTCGCCGGCTTCAAGATCCCCGCGGCGTACTGGGTGGTCGACCGCGTCGAGCGCCACCCCAGCAGCAAGACCGACTACGGATGGGCGCGGCGACTGGTGGCCGAGCGCGCCCCCGACCACGACCGGCGTACGGACGCCGTCGGCTCGGCGTGA